Proteins encoded in a region of the Agromyces protaetiae genome:
- a CDS encoding MFS transporter, producing the protein MRRPGRPVDARNPAPLWAGRTLALIGIVLVAFNLRSAVASLSPILAELEADLELNSVVVGVLGMLPPLCYAVFGISTPLLAKRFGLEATLVVALAALTVGLAGRGLAPDAVMLVLASAVTFAAIGVGNVLLPPLVKRYFPDRIGLMTTVYATAMSISTFVPPLVAVPVAEATHWRVSLGEWAAIAALSLIPWIALLVHPSRRGGRAAPEEAAPSQLGRAARSPLAWALTTIFAVSALNAYTLFAWLPTLLHDTAGTSHAEGGALLSLYAAMGLPTSILVPLLAARYGRIGVLIVASVVSLVLGNAGLLFVPGVATWLWVALAGLGPLLFPLALVLINLRTRTHSGSVALSGFVQSAGYLLVAAGPLVIGAVHEWTGGWTWPLVILLVSAVPAAVAGFVVARPRYLEDERA; encoded by the coding sequence GTGAGGCGACCGGGTCGGCCCGTCGACGCACGCAATCCGGCCCCGCTCTGGGCGGGGCGTACGCTCGCGCTCATCGGCATCGTGCTCGTCGCGTTCAACCTGCGCTCGGCGGTCGCGTCGCTCTCGCCGATCCTCGCCGAGCTCGAGGCCGATCTCGAGCTGAACTCGGTCGTGGTCGGCGTGCTCGGCATGCTGCCCCCGCTCTGCTACGCGGTGTTCGGCATCAGCACGCCGCTGCTCGCGAAGCGATTCGGGTTGGAGGCGACGCTCGTCGTGGCCCTCGCCGCGCTCACCGTCGGGCTCGCGGGCCGCGGGCTCGCGCCCGATGCCGTGATGCTGGTGCTTGCGAGCGCGGTGACGTTCGCGGCGATCGGCGTCGGCAACGTGCTGCTGCCGCCGCTGGTCAAGCGGTACTTCCCGGACCGCATCGGCCTCATGACCACGGTCTACGCGACGGCGATGTCGATCAGCACCTTCGTGCCTCCGCTCGTGGCGGTGCCCGTGGCGGAGGCGACGCACTGGCGGGTGTCGCTCGGTGAGTGGGCGGCGATCGCGGCACTCAGCCTGATCCCGTGGATCGCGCTGCTCGTGCATCCGTCACGCCGGGGCGGCCGGGCGGCGCCCGAGGAGGCGGCGCCGTCGCAGCTGGGGCGCGCGGCGCGCTCCCCGCTCGCCTGGGCGCTCACGACGATCTTCGCGGTGTCGGCGCTGAACGCGTACACGCTCTTCGCGTGGCTGCCGACGCTGCTGCACGACACGGCGGGGACGAGTCATGCCGAGGGCGGAGCGCTGCTCTCGCTCTACGCCGCGATGGGCCTGCCGACGAGCATCCTCGTCCCGCTGCTCGCGGCACGGTACGGCCGGATCGGGGTGCTCATCGTGGCCTCCGTCGTGTCGCTGGTGCTCGGCAATGCGGGCCTGCTGTTCGTCCCCGGCGTCGCGACGTGGCTCTGGGTGGCGCTAGCCGGCCTCGGGCCGTTGCTCTTCCCGCTCGCGCTGGTGCTCATCAATCTGCGAACCCGTACCCATTCGGGCTCGGTGGCGCTGAGCGGGTTCGTGCAGTCGGCGGGGTACCTCCTGGTGGCCGCCGGCCCGCTGGTGATCGGCGCCGTGCACGAGTGGACCGGGGGCTGGACCTGGCCACTCGTGATCCTGCTCGTCTCGGCGGTGCCGGCGGCGGTGGCCGGGTTCGTCGTCGCGCGGCCGCGTTACCTGGAAGACGAGCGCGCCTGA
- a CDS encoding ROK family protein, producing the protein MPSPIALAVDFGGTKVEAALVDDRGTLLPGSRHRRPTGPNASSDELRLAVAEVVAGARDALPEGGSLIGAGIGSAGPVDLRERTISPLNVPVWRGHPLAADVAALIPGVPVDLRIDGLCIVLAESWVGVGQGSRNLLGMVVSTGVGGGLLLGGAAAPSPSGNGGHIGHVEVGGFDDPCACGGRGCLEAIASGPRTVAWARRQGFTGETGEDLAAAHAAGDPIAIAAVERSGTAIGRAIASATNLVDLDLVAIGGGFSRVSPALFDHARAALAERTEFDFVQRTRIEPSGLSDEGPLIGAGALVHRPQPTG; encoded by the coding sequence ATGCCCAGCCCCATCGCGCTCGCCGTCGACTTCGGCGGCACCAAAGTCGAAGCCGCGCTCGTCGACGACCGCGGCACCCTGCTCCCCGGCAGCCGGCACCGCCGGCCCACCGGACCGAACGCCTCCTCCGACGAACTGCGGCTCGCGGTCGCCGAGGTCGTCGCGGGCGCGCGCGACGCACTGCCCGAAGGCGGGTCCCTGATCGGCGCCGGCATCGGTTCGGCCGGGCCCGTCGACCTCCGCGAACGGACGATCTCGCCGCTCAACGTGCCGGTCTGGCGCGGGCACCCGCTCGCGGCCGACGTCGCCGCGCTGATCCCGGGTGTGCCGGTCGACCTGCGCATCGACGGCCTCTGCATCGTGCTCGCCGAGTCATGGGTCGGCGTCGGGCAGGGCAGCCGCAACCTGCTCGGCATGGTCGTGTCGACCGGGGTCGGCGGCGGCCTGCTGCTCGGCGGCGCTGCCGCGCCCAGCCCGTCGGGCAACGGCGGGCACATCGGCCACGTCGAGGTCGGCGGATTCGACGACCCCTGCGCCTGTGGCGGGCGCGGATGCCTCGAAGCCATCGCCTCGGGCCCGCGCACGGTCGCCTGGGCCAGACGTCAGGGCTTCACCGGCGAGACCGGCGAGGACCTCGCAGCCGCGCACGCGGCCGGCGACCCGATCGCGATCGCCGCCGTCGAACGATCCGGGACCGCGATCGGTCGCGCGATCGCGTCCGCGACGAACCTCGTCGACCTCGACCTCGTCGCCATCGGCGGCGGCTTCTCCCGCGTCTCCCCCGCGCTCTTCGACCACGCCCGCGCCGCCCTCGCGGAGCGCACGGAGTTCGACTTCGTGCAGCGCACGCGGATCGAGCCCTCGGGACTCTCGGACGAGGGCCCGCTCATCGGCGCGGGCGCGCTCGTGCACCGCCCGCAGCCGACGGGCTGA
- a CDS encoding sugar-binding transcriptional regulator has product MDEIDELLSIRAAELYYEENKTQDEIGQALRLTRWKVGRLLAQAKQRGFIRIEILHPRARRLPIERRLRDERGLVEAVVVSSAGVSSPEELQARTAQAAADYLTALRPVPRTLGVSWGRTLFEISQHLRNGWATGVGVVQINGGVSLNRRPGTAAATAVGIAQKGGGSATLLPSPAILEQLATKQAIESDRVVAGVIELARSADAYLFSAGAADHSSVHVESGYLSAADVDLLVQKGAVGDVVGRYIDSDGNIVDPALDARTVGLTLDELRAAPLSVAVIAGPSKHPVADAVVRSGLCTVLVTDEATALHLLDD; this is encoded by the coding sequence ATGGACGAGATCGACGAGCTGCTCTCGATTCGGGCCGCCGAGCTCTACTACGAAGAGAACAAGACTCAGGACGAGATCGGCCAGGCACTGCGGCTGACCCGCTGGAAGGTCGGTCGTCTGCTCGCCCAGGCCAAGCAGCGCGGCTTCATCCGCATCGAGATCCTGCATCCGCGCGCCCGACGGCTCCCCATCGAGCGCCGCCTCCGCGACGAGCGCGGACTGGTCGAGGCCGTCGTGGTCTCCTCGGCCGGCGTCTCCTCGCCGGAGGAGCTGCAGGCGCGCACCGCCCAGGCGGCGGCCGACTACCTGACCGCGCTCCGGCCCGTCCCGCGCACGCTCGGCGTCAGCTGGGGGCGCACCCTCTTCGAGATCTCGCAGCACCTCCGCAACGGCTGGGCGACAGGCGTCGGCGTCGTGCAGATCAATGGCGGCGTGAGTCTGAACCGCCGGCCGGGTACCGCCGCGGCCACCGCGGTCGGCATCGCGCAGAAGGGCGGCGGCAGCGCGACGCTGCTGCCGAGTCCGGCCATCCTCGAGCAGCTCGCGACGAAACAGGCGATCGAGTCCGACCGCGTCGTCGCCGGGGTCATCGAGCTCGCGCGCTCGGCCGACGCCTACCTCTTCAGCGCAGGAGCCGCCGATCACAGCTCCGTGCACGTCGAGAGCGGATATCTCTCGGCGGCCGACGTCGACCTGCTCGTGCAGAAGGGCGCCGTGGGCGACGTCGTCGGCCGGTACATCGACTCCGACGGCAACATCGTCGACCCGGCTCTCGACGCCAGGACCGTGGGCCTCACGCTCGACGAGCTGCGCGCCGCGCCGCTCTCGGTCGCGGTCATCGCCGGCCCCAGCAAACATCCCGTCGCCGACGCCGTCGTGCGCAGTGGGCTGTGCACGGTCCTCGTCACCGACGAGGCGACCGCACTCCACCTCCTCGACGACTGA